A single region of the Streptomyces sp. AM 4-1-1 genome encodes:
- a CDS encoding MaoC family dehydratase N-terminal domain-containing protein — protein MALDQSFVGRTYPPTSPYEVGREKIREFAESVGDTNPAYLEREAAEALGYPDVIAPPTFVFSITFKAAGQVVQDPQLGLDYSRVVHGDQKFAYARPVRAGDRLTVTSTIETIKSLAGNDILDIRGEVHDEAGEHVVTAWTKLVARAAEEA, from the coding sequence ATGGCGCTCGACCAGTCCTTCGTGGGGCGGACCTATCCGCCCACCTCGCCGTACGAGGTCGGCCGGGAGAAGATCCGCGAGTTCGCCGAATCCGTGGGCGACACCAATCCCGCCTATCTGGAGCGGGAAGCAGCCGAGGCGCTCGGGTACCCCGATGTGATCGCGCCGCCCACCTTTGTCTTCTCGATCACCTTCAAGGCCGCCGGGCAGGTCGTCCAGGACCCGCAGCTCGGTCTGGACTACAGCCGGGTGGTGCACGGCGACCAGAAGTTCGCCTACGCCCGGCCGGTCAGGGCGGGCGACCGGCTGACGGTCACCTCGACCATCGAGACCATCAAGTCCCTGGCGGGCAACGACATCCTGGACATCCGTGGCGAGGTCCACGACGAAGCGGGCGAACATGTCGTGACCGCGTGGACGAAGCTGGTGGCGCGCGCCGCCGAGGAGGCGTGA
- the rpmG gene encoding 50S ribosomal protein L33: protein MAATDVRPKITLACVECKERNYITKKNRRNNPDRLEMKKHCPRCNSHTAHRETR from the coding sequence GTGGCTGCCACCGACGTCCGCCCGAAGATCACGCTGGCCTGCGTGGAGTGCAAGGAGCGGAACTACATCACCAAGAAGAACCGGCGTAACAACCCGGACCGTCTTGAGATGAAGAAGCACTGCCCGCGCTGCAACTCGCACACGGCGCACCGCGAAACACGCTGA
- a CDS encoding TetR/AcrR family transcriptional regulator, which produces MQQQSQERPARVRLIDAAHRLMLTIGLARTTTKEIAKAAGCSEAALYKHFTGKEELFVTVLKERLPRLSPLLERLADDPGGERTVEQNLTEIARQAALFYAQSFPIAASLYAEPRLKSRHDDAMRELGTGPHLPIQGLAAYLRAERTAGRIGPDADLYAAASLLLGACVQRAFAYDATATAGPPQSLDEFAASLARTLLRGIS; this is translated from the coding sequence ATGCAGCAGCAGAGCCAGGAACGGCCGGCCCGGGTCCGCCTCATCGACGCGGCACATCGGCTGATGCTCACCATCGGACTGGCCCGCACCACCACGAAGGAGATAGCCAAGGCCGCCGGATGCTCGGAGGCGGCGCTCTACAAGCACTTCACGGGCAAGGAGGAACTGTTCGTCACCGTGCTCAAGGAGCGGCTGCCCAGGCTCAGCCCCCTCCTCGAACGGCTGGCGGACGATCCGGGCGGGGAGCGGACCGTCGAGCAGAACCTCACCGAGATCGCCCGCCAGGCCGCGCTCTTCTACGCGCAGAGCTTCCCGATCGCCGCCTCGCTCTACGCCGAACCCCGGCTCAAGAGCCGCCACGACGACGCCATGCGTGAACTCGGCACCGGGCCGCACCTGCCCATCCAGGGGCTCGCCGCCTACCTCCGGGCCGAGCGGACGGCGGGCCGCATCGGGCCGGACGCCGACCTCTACGCCGCCGCGTCACTGCTGCTGGGCGCCTGCGTCCAGCGCGCGTTCGCCTACGACGCCACCGCGACGGCCGGCCCTCCGCAGTCCCTCGACGAGTTCGCCGCGTCCCTGGCCCGCACGTTGCTGCGCGGGATCAGCTGA
- a CDS encoding UDP-N-acetylmuramate dehydrogenase: protein MQELHDAPLAPLTTFRLGGPATRLLTATTDDEIVDAVRTADERGTPLLVIGGGSNLVIGDKGFDGTALRIATKGFGLSGTTLELAAGEVWTDAVARTVDAGLAGVECLAGIPGSAGATPIQNVGAYGQEVASTLTEVVAYDRHTRETVTLTNADCSFSYRHSRFKSEPDRFVVLRVRFELEDAGGLSAPLKYAETARAMGVEQGERVPASAARETVLRLRAGKGMVLDPADHDTWSAGSFFTNPVLTDSEYDTFLVRARHRLGPDAMPPAFPAGEGRTKTSAAWLIDRAGFTKGYGAGPARISTKHTLALTNRGAATTEDLLALAREVVAGVHDAFGVTLVNEPVTVGVGL from the coding sequence GTGCAGGAACTCCACGACGCCCCCCTCGCCCCTCTGACCACCTTCCGGCTCGGCGGTCCCGCCACCCGTCTCCTCACGGCGACCACCGACGACGAGATCGTCGACGCCGTGCGGACGGCCGACGAGAGGGGCACCCCCCTCCTCGTCATCGGCGGCGGCAGCAACCTGGTCATCGGCGACAAGGGCTTCGACGGCACCGCCCTGCGCATCGCGACCAAGGGCTTCGGGCTGTCCGGCACCACACTGGAGCTGGCCGCGGGCGAGGTCTGGACGGACGCCGTCGCGCGCACGGTCGACGCCGGCCTCGCGGGAGTCGAATGCCTCGCGGGGATTCCCGGTTCCGCCGGTGCCACCCCGATCCAGAACGTCGGGGCGTACGGACAGGAGGTGGCGTCCACCCTCACGGAGGTCGTCGCCTACGACCGGCACACCCGCGAAACGGTCACCCTCACGAACGCGGACTGCTCCTTCTCGTACCGGCACAGTCGCTTCAAGTCCGAACCCGACCGTTTCGTGGTGCTGCGTGTCCGCTTCGAGCTGGAGGACGCGGGCGGTCTCTCCGCACCCCTGAAGTACGCCGAAACGGCCCGTGCCATGGGCGTCGAGCAGGGCGAACGCGTCCCCGCGTCGGCCGCCCGGGAAACCGTCCTCCGGCTCCGCGCGGGCAAGGGCATGGTGCTGGACCCGGCCGACCACGACACCTGGTCCGCCGGCTCCTTCTTCACCAACCCGGTCCTGACGGACTCGGAGTACGACACCTTCCTGGTCCGCGCCAGGCACCGTCTCGGCCCCGACGCGATGCCGCCCGCCTTTCCCGCGGGGGAGGGCCGCACCAAGACCTCGGCGGCCTGGCTCATCGACAGGGCGGGCTTCACCAAGGGGTACGGCGCGGGTCCGGCCCGCATCTCCACCAAGCACACCCTCGCCCTCACCAACCGGGGCGCGGCCACCACCGAGGATCTGCTGGCACTGGCCCGCGAGGTCGTCGCCGGGGTGCACGACGCGTTCGGCGTCACCCTCGTCAACGAACCGGTGACGGTCGGCGTCGGGCTCTGA
- a CDS encoding MaoC family dehydratase encodes MTAKIAYESVEVGTELPAGSFPVTRATLVKYAGASGDFNPIHWNERFAREVGLPDVIAHGMFTMAEAIRVVTDWVGDPGAVVEYGVRFTRPVVVPDDDKGALIEVSAKVAAKLEENRVRVDLTAMSADKKVLGMSRAVVRLA; translated from the coding sequence ATGACGGCGAAGATCGCTTACGAGTCGGTCGAGGTCGGTACGGAGCTGCCCGCCGGTTCCTTCCCGGTGACCCGCGCGACGCTCGTGAAGTACGCGGGCGCCTCCGGTGACTTCAACCCGATCCACTGGAACGAGCGGTTCGCCCGCGAGGTCGGACTGCCGGACGTGATCGCGCACGGCATGTTCACCATGGCCGAGGCGATCAGGGTGGTCACGGACTGGGTCGGCGACCCGGGAGCCGTCGTCGAGTACGGCGTCCGGTTCACCCGGCCCGTCGTGGTGCCCGACGACGACAAGGGCGCCCTGATCGAGGTCAGCGCCAAGGTCGCCGCCAAGCTGGAGGAGAACCGGGTCCGGGTGGACCTGACCGCCATGAGCGCCGACAAGAAGGTACTGGGCATGTCGCGCGCCGTCGTCAGGCTCGCCTGA
- a CDS encoding NAD(P)H-binding protein has translation MRLTVFGATGGIGQEIVRQAVASGHEVTAVVRDPARLPVPLSAVKVHAVERLDDPDAVREAVAGREAVLSGLGARSRKDHGVAQRLTGTVLGAMEAEKVRRLVVVSAAPLGGSAGDPVLDRAVRKLLRLFLKDVYADLARMEADLADSGTDWTVVRPPKLTDGPLTGVYRKVTGGNPRAGRTISRADVAHAMLALADDPAAVRRAVGVAR, from the coding sequence ATGAGGCTCACAGTCTTCGGCGCGACCGGCGGCATCGGCCAGGAGATCGTGCGTCAGGCGGTGGCCTCGGGCCATGAGGTGACGGCAGTGGTCCGTGATCCGGCGCGGCTGCCGGTCCCGCTCTCCGCCGTGAAGGTGCACGCGGTGGAGCGGCTGGACGATCCGGACGCGGTCCGGGAGGCGGTCGCCGGGCGGGAAGCGGTGCTGTCCGGGCTGGGGGCCCGCAGCCGGAAGGACCACGGGGTCGCCCAGCGGCTGACCGGAACGGTGCTGGGCGCGATGGAGGCGGAGAAGGTGCGCAGGCTGGTGGTGGTGAGCGCCGCGCCGCTGGGAGGGTCGGCCGGCGATCCGGTGCTGGACCGGGCGGTGCGGAAACTGCTCCGTCTCTTCCTCAAGGACGTGTACGCCGATCTGGCCCGGATGGAGGCGGATCTGGCGGACAGCGGAACGGACTGGACGGTGGTGCGCCCGCCGAAGCTCACGGACGGGCCGCTGACGGGTGTGTACCGGAAGGTGACCGGCGGCAATCCGCGTGCCGGGCGGACCATCTCGCGCGCGGACGTGGCGCACGCGATGCTGGCGCTGGCCGACGATCCGGCGGCGGTGCGGCGGGCCGTGGGAGTGGCGCGCTGA